A stretch of the Actinomycetota bacterium genome encodes the following:
- a CDS encoding HAMP domain-containing protein produces the protein MIKGLIDKFRGKVLWKYSAWTILLMFVVNLGQWSVVWIMFGDDMRKSPGFVTQLVVAGGTFTLLAMLFVVVFIVIGNRFMKPLDLVVESVKAACQGEVGRKVDLDSGDEFGVLARSYNQMLDLIVYLIRQTQESSRRLAASSAEILSATEEQASGSAEQAASISETTATMEELAATYRQIADNANQVVTMAEASLGTAESGQHAVMNTLSAMEEIKSRSQSSANKILALGERSQQIGQVLTIINSIADQTKILALNAAIEAARAGEAGKGFSVVAIEIRKLAESVVDSTGEISTIMTEIQASANELVIATEQELKQVQSGVDLAHVTGESLDQILEMIEQTTVAAKEISAATQQQKSATDQVVKAMREVASVAQQTAAGSKQVATAAEQLSAIAAESSQVGAAFRIVD, from the coding sequence GACCATCCTCCTGATGTTCGTGGTCAACCTGGGGCAGTGGTCCGTCGTCTGGATCATGTTCGGCGACGACATGCGCAAGAGTCCGGGGTTCGTCACCCAGCTGGTGGTCGCCGGCGGCACCTTCACGCTTCTCGCCATGCTGTTCGTCGTCGTGTTCATCGTCATCGGCAACCGCTTCATGAAGCCGCTCGACCTCGTGGTCGAGAGCGTCAAGGCGGCGTGCCAGGGCGAGGTCGGGCGCAAGGTCGATCTCGACAGCGGCGACGAGTTCGGCGTGCTCGCGCGCTCCTACAACCAGATGCTCGACCTCATCGTCTACCTCATCCGGCAGACCCAGGAGTCCTCGCGCCGTCTGGCCGCCTCGTCCGCCGAGATCCTCTCCGCGACCGAGGAGCAGGCGTCGGGCTCCGCCGAGCAGGCGGCCTCCATCAGCGAGACGACCGCCACGATGGAGGAGCTCGCCGCGACCTACCGCCAGATCGCCGACAACGCCAACCAGGTCGTGACGATGGCGGAGGCGTCGCTCGGCACCGCCGAGTCCGGCCAGCACGCGGTCATGAACACGCTCAGCGCCATGGAGGAGATCAAGAGCCGCTCGCAATCGTCCGCGAACAAGATCCTCGCTCTCGGCGAGCGCAGCCAGCAGATCGGCCAGGTGCTGACGATCATCAACAGCATCGCCGACCAGACCAAGATCCTCGCGCTCAACGCCGCTATCGAGGCGGCGCGCGCGGGCGAGGCGGGCAAGGGCTTCTCGGTCGTCGCCATCGAGATCCGCAAGCTGGCCGAGTCGGTCGTCGACTCGACCGGCGAGATCTCGACGATCATGACCGAGATCCAGGCGTCCGCGAACGAACTGGTCATCGCCACCGAGCAGGAGCTCAAGCAGGTCCAGTCCGGCGTCGACCTCGCTCACGTCACCGGCGAGTCGCTCGACCAGATTCTCGAGATGATCGAGCAGACCACTGTCGCGGCCAAGGAGATCTCGGCCGCCACCCAGCAGCAGAAGAGCGCGACCGACCAGGTCGTCAAGGCGATGCGCGAGGTCGCTTCCGTGGCCCAGCAGACCGCCGCAGGCAGCAAGCAGGTGGCGACCGCCGCCGAGCAGCTGTCCGCGATCGCGGCGGAGTCGAGCCAGGTCGGCGCGGCGTTCAGGATCGTCGACTAG